In a single window of the Mucilaginibacter defluvii genome:
- a CDS encoding aminoglycoside phosphotransferase family protein, translated as MQSLANISEIVANFNCNADTASLQSFGSGHINDTYFLKNIDARGTDYLLQRINHHIFTNVPALTDNMCLVIDHLKRKVSATDPAKADTEVMTLIPGRDGKYFYHDKHGDYWRMCYFLSNTKSYDVVETEKQALEGGKAFGKFQCMLADLNPAMLYEVIPDFHNITTRLAALKLAVNYNLKGRVHEVKAQLDFIYRYAETMQYFQQPEQQAVLPKRVTHNDTKFNNVLLNSNDEAQCVIDLDTVMAGYVAYDFGDAIRTIINKTVEDESDLDKIKLNIPLFNAYTQGYLTEAARFLTEAEINSLIMGVLLLPYMQAVRFLTDFINGDTYFKIRFNGHNLQRAKAQLRLFELLQNHKNELHNIIIKQMESIKKGATLAV; from the coding sequence GTGCAAAGCTTAGCAAATATATCAGAGATTGTTGCAAACTTTAACTGCAATGCGGATACGGCCTCTTTGCAAAGTTTTGGTTCGGGCCATATAAATGATACCTATTTTTTAAAAAATATTGATGCCCGTGGTACCGATTACTTATTGCAGCGTATAAATCATCACATATTTACCAATGTACCGGCACTTACCGACAACATGTGTCTGGTAATCGATCATCTTAAAAGGAAAGTATCGGCAACAGACCCGGCTAAGGCAGATACTGAAGTGATGACGCTGATACCGGGCCGCGATGGCAAATATTTTTATCATGACAAACACGGCGACTATTGGCGCATGTGCTACTTTTTAAGTAACACCAAAAGTTACGACGTTGTTGAAACCGAAAAGCAGGCTCTTGAAGGAGGTAAGGCTTTCGGTAAATTTCAATGCATGCTGGCTGATCTCAATCCGGCAATGCTATATGAGGTGATACCCGATTTTCATAATATAACAACCCGTTTGGCGGCGCTAAAATTAGCTGTTAACTATAACTTGAAAGGCAGGGTGCATGAGGTAAAAGCACAGCTTGATTTTATTTACCGCTACGCTGAAACCATGCAGTATTTTCAACAGCCCGAGCAACAGGCGGTATTACCTAAGCGCGTAACGCATAACGATACCAAGTTTAATAACGTGCTGCTAAACAGTAATGATGAAGCGCAATGCGTTATTGATCTGGATACGGTTATGGCGGGTTATGTGGCGTATGATTTTGGCGATGCCATACGCACTATCATCAACAAAACGGTTGAAGATGAGTCTGATCTGGATAAAATAAAGCTGAATATACCTTTGTTTAACGCCTATACGCAGGGTTATTTAACTGAGGCCGCCCGGTTCCTGACTGAAGCGGAAATTAACTCCCTGATTATGGGTGTATTATTGTTACCATATATGCAGGCTGTTCGGTTTTTAACTGATTTTATTAACGGCGACACGTATTTCAAAATTAGGTTCAATGGTCACAACCTGCAAAGGGCCAAAGCGCAGTTAAGGCTTTTTGAGTTATTGCAAAACCATAAAAATGAGTTGCACAATATCATCATCAAGCAAATGGAAAGTATTAAAAAGGGAGCGACGCTGGCGGTATGA
- a CDS encoding sugar MFS transporter has product MISPESTPKKTSKLSPIFLIGILFFILGFITWLNSVLIPYLKLACELNNLEAYLVAFCFYIAYFLMALPSAGILNITGYKRGMATGLGVIAVGALLFIPAALTRQYSLFLFGLFVQGTGLALLQTASNPYITILGPPESAAKRISIMGICNKLAGAIAPIVLAAVALKDADGLKERLEKLSVDEKIVQLNELASRVITPYIIIVIVLVILAAFIYYSSLPEIDSDKKDDTDVVDTPSVTTNKTSVFQFPHLLLGAFTLFLYVGAEVIAGDTVINYGAAQGIALTYAKFFTTCTLICMIVGYLIGILCIPKYFTQETAMKGSGILGVIFSLLALVTSGFTSVLMIALLGLANALVWPAIWPMALAGLGKFTKTGASMLVMGISGGAVIPLIYGALSDSFNPQYAYIILVPIYLCIWLYAVKGHKIGLPKN; this is encoded by the coding sequence ATGATTTCTCCAGAAAGTACTCCAAAAAAAACATCAAAACTTAGTCCTATTTTCCTGATCGGTATCCTGTTTTTTATTTTGGGATTTATTACCTGGTTAAACTCCGTACTGATACCTTACCTTAAACTGGCCTGTGAGCTTAACAACCTTGAGGCTTATCTGGTCGCTTTTTGCTTTTACATTGCCTATTTTTTGATGGCATTGCCTTCAGCAGGGATATTAAATATTACGGGTTACAAAAGGGGAATGGCAACAGGTTTGGGGGTGATAGCTGTTGGCGCGTTATTATTTATTCCGGCCGCGCTTACCCGTCAGTACAGTCTATTTTTATTCGGTCTTTTTGTGCAGGGCACGGGTTTGGCTTTGCTGCAAACGGCATCAAATCCGTATATCACTATATTGGGTCCGCCGGAAAGTGCTGCCAAGCGTATAAGCATTATGGGTATATGTAATAAGCTTGCAGGGGCTATAGCGCCAATTGTTTTAGCCGCGGTTGCACTAAAGGATGCCGATGGTTTAAAAGAACGTTTAGAAAAGCTGTCAGTCGATGAGAAAATTGTCCAGCTAAACGAGCTTGCATCAAGAGTAATTACTCCCTACATCATCATTGTAATCGTACTGGTTATACTCGCCGCATTTATTTATTACTCAAGCCTGCCCGAAATCGACAGCGATAAAAAAGATGACACGGATGTTGTTGACACCCCATCAGTAACAACTAACAAAACAAGTGTGTTTCAGTTCCCGCATTTATTATTGGGCGCTTTTACCTTGTTTTTATACGTAGGTGCCGAAGTTATTGCCGGTGATACTGTGATCAATTACGGAGCTGCGCAAGGTATTGCGCTAACTTATGCTAAATTCTTTACTACCTGTACATTGATATGTATGATCGTAGGGTATCTTATCGGCATCCTTTGCATACCAAAATATTTTACGCAAGAAACAGCCATGAAAGGCAGCGGCATCTTAGGTGTTATATTTTCTCTATTGGCTTTGGTTACCAGCGGGTTCACTTCTGTTTTAATGATCGCCTTGTTGGGTTTGGCAAACGCATTGGTATGGCCGGCAATATGGCCGATGGCTTTGGCTGGTTTAGGTAAGTTTACTAAAACAGGAGCATCCATGCTGGTTATGGGTATTTCGGGCGGTGCGGTTATACCGTTGATATACGGTGCCTTATCCGATTCATTTAACCCGCAATACGCTTATATTATATTAGTACCCATATATTTATGTATATGGCTTTACGCCGTTAAAGGGCACAAAATAGGCTTGCCTAAAAACTAA
- the glmM gene encoding phosphoglucosamine mutase, producing MTLIKSISGIRGTIGGAAGEGLTPLDIVKFTSAYGSWAVKKSGINKIVIGRDARISGGMVSRLVTGTLQGLGIDVIDLGLSTTPTVEIAVPLEKAAGGIILTASHNPKQWNALKLLNDKGEFISDADGKQVLDIAEQSDFTYADVDSLGKVTQDDSYLQKHIGLILNLPLVDKEAIKQANFKIAIDCVNSTGGIYVPALLKALGVETIYELYTEPNGHFPHNPEPLPENLTAIAETVKENKADLGIVVDPDVDRLCFVNEDGSMFGEEYTLVAVADYILKHTPGNTVSNLSSTRALRDVTETQNGNYTAAAVGEVNVVNKMKETNAIIGGEGNGGIIYPELHYGRDALVGIALFLTHLAKEKKTISELRKTYPEYYISKNKIELQASMDIDGLLKQVEEKYKDQPYSTIDGLKIEFGKEWVHLRRSNTEPIIRIYSESTSEAAATALAERLIADMKAILGL from the coding sequence ATGACACTGATCAAATCAATAAGCGGCATCCGCGGCACTATCGGCGGCGCAGCCGGCGAGGGCTTAACGCCGTTGGACATCGTAAAATTCACTTCGGCTTATGGTAGCTGGGCGGTAAAAAAATCAGGCATCAACAAGATCGTAATCGGCCGTGATGCCCGCATCTCAGGCGGGATGGTAAGCCGCCTGGTGACGGGCACCCTGCAAGGCCTGGGCATCGATGTCATCGACCTTGGCCTGAGCACCACCCCAACGGTAGAAATAGCCGTGCCGCTGGAAAAAGCAGCAGGCGGCATCATCCTGACGGCCAGCCATAACCCCAAACAATGGAACGCCCTGAAACTGCTGAACGACAAAGGCGAGTTTATCAGCGATGCCGATGGCAAGCAAGTATTGGACATCGCCGAACAAAGCGACTTTACCTATGCCGATGTAGACAGCCTGGGTAAAGTAACCCAGGATGACAGCTACCTGCAAAAACATATCGGCCTGATATTAAACCTGCCGCTGGTAGATAAGGAAGCCATCAAACAAGCGAACTTCAAAATAGCGATCGACTGCGTAAACTCCACAGGTGGTATCTATGTACCGGCACTGCTGAAAGCATTAGGCGTAGAAACCATCTACGAACTGTATACCGAACCTAACGGACACTTTCCCCATAATCCCGAGCCATTGCCCGAAAACCTGACGGCGATAGCCGAAACAGTAAAGGAAAACAAAGCCGACCTGGGTATCGTTGTCGACCCGGATGTAGACAGGCTGTGCTTTGTAAATGAGGACGGCAGCATGTTCGGTGAAGAATATACCCTGGTAGCCGTAGCTGATTATATACTAAAACATACCCCGGGCAATACAGTATCCAACCTGTCATCAACCAGAGCGTTAAGAGATGTGACCGAAACCCAAAACGGCAATTACACAGCTGCCGCGGTAGGTGAGGTGAACGTAGTAAACAAGATGAAGGAAACCAATGCCATCATCGGCGGTGAAGGTAATGGCGGTATCATTTATCCGGAATTGCACTACGGCAGGGATGCACTGGTTGGCATCGCCCTGTTTCTGACGCATCTGGCAAAGGAGAAGAAAACCATCTCTGAACTCAGGAAAACCTACCCGGAGTACTATATCTCCAAGAACAAGATAGAATTGCAGGCAAGTATGGATATCGACGGCTTACTCAAGCAAGTAGAAGAAAAATACAAGGATCAACCTTACAGCACCATAGACGGGTTGAAGATAGAATTCGGTAAAGAATGGGTACATTTGCGCCGGTCGAACACCGAGCCGATCATCCGCATTTATTCGGAATCAACCAGCGAGGCAGCAGCAACTGCTTTGGCTGAACGACTGATTGCTGATATGAAGGCTATACTTGGCTTGTGA
- a CDS encoding Gfo/Idh/MocA family protein: protein MDRRDFVKNTAVGLAGLTILPSGMLFGKAKDKVRLGYIGVGLRGRNHISEGLLRDDVEIVAICDTQESSLKYCREQFVKAKKKLPAEYTGGVDAYKKLIARKDIDGVIIATPWQFHKDQAIDSMRAGKYVGCEVIAGITLQDHWDILKVYEETKVPYMTLENVCYRRDVMAALNMVRQNLFGEIVHLEGGYQHDLRQVLFNDGKQFYGGGAEFGPQTVGEAQWRTQYNVERNGDIYPTHGAGPVMNYIGINRGNRFTNLVSFASKSPGLPAYIKKISPGNKNADIKFKNGDIITTTLNCANGETVVLSHDTHLPRPYSLGFRVQGTEGIWMDVADAVYIEGKSKKYDEWDKASEWFTKYDHPLWKKYEHLAEGAGHGGMDWFVFNAFVEAVKQKKQTPIDIYDSLTMSVITPLSEKSIADGNAPQEFPDFTKGTWKDRKNTFALDDSGF, encoded by the coding sequence ATGGATCGCAGAGATTTTGTTAAGAATACCGCTGTCGGATTAGCAGGGTTAACAATTTTGCCTTCAGGTATGTTATTCGGTAAAGCTAAGGATAAAGTGCGCCTTGGTTATATAGGTGTTGGCCTTCGTGGCCGTAACCACATCAGCGAGGGCTTGCTTCGCGATGATGTGGAGATTGTAGCTATTTGCGATACACAGGAAAGCTCACTAAAATATTGCCGCGAACAATTTGTAAAGGCCAAAAAGAAACTGCCTGCTGAATATACCGGCGGTGTGGATGCTTACAAAAAACTCATCGCCAGGAAAGATATTGACGGCGTAATCATCGCTACGCCGTGGCAGTTCCATAAAGATCAGGCTATCGACTCAATGCGTGCTGGTAAATATGTAGGCTGCGAGGTGATAGCCGGTATTACTTTACAGGATCACTGGGACATCCTGAAAGTATACGAGGAAACCAAAGTGCCTTACATGACACTGGAAAACGTTTGTTACCGCCGTGATGTTATGGCCGCGTTGAACATGGTTCGCCAAAACCTGTTCGGTGAGATCGTACACCTTGAGGGTGGCTATCAGCACGATCTGCGCCAGGTATTATTTAATGATGGCAAGCAGTTTTATGGTGGTGGTGCCGAGTTCGGTCCGCAAACAGTGGGCGAGGCGCAATGGCGTACTCAGTACAATGTAGAGCGTAACGGCGATATCTACCCAACCCACGGTGCAGGCCCGGTGATGAATTATATTGGCATTAACCGTGGCAACCGCTTTACCAACTTGGTATCGTTCGCGTCAAAATCACCAGGCTTACCGGCGTATATCAAAAAGATTTCTCCCGGAAATAAAAACGCTGATATCAAGTTCAAAAACGGCGACATCATCACCACTACTTTAAACTGTGCCAATGGCGAAACCGTTGTATTATCGCATGATACGCACTTGCCACGCCCATATTCGTTAGGTTTCCGTGTACAGGGTACCGAGGGTATCTGGATGGATGTTGCCGACGCGGTTTACATCGAGGGCAAATCAAAAAAATATGATGAGTGGGATAAAGCCAGCGAGTGGTTCACCAAGTACGACCACCCGCTTTGGAAGAAATACGAACACCTTGCCGAAGGCGCAGGCCACGGCGGTATGGACTGGTTTGTATTCAATGCATTTGTTGAAGCCGTTAAACAGAAAAAGCAAACCCCAATAGATATTTATGATTCGCTGACCATGAGCGTCATCACTCCATTGTCTGAAAAATCAATAGCCGATGGCAATGCCCCGCAGGAGTTCCCTGACTTTACCAAAGGCACATGGAAGGATAGAAAAAACACATTCGCGCTTGATGACAGCGGCTTTTAA
- a CDS encoding carbohydrate-binding family 9-like protein, with protein MSIPYIPSGILGRYSRMGDASALLDSFPSAQLLPASWCVQVSDVSARFAIAYDKENIYVKYYVTEPIVKATYLSPNDPVYNDSCVELFIAFDNDVNYYNLEFNCAGTCLGQYGSGRYGREFLPAGLLSEIKHITTLRSVSGKGIAWELTVAVSLNVFAFHPLLRLSGTHARINAYKCGDKLDQPHYLCWNQVASDFPDFHRYDSFNGVEFTLSEEFSVD; from the coding sequence ATGAGTATTCCGTATATCCCCTCGGGTATTTTAGGCAGGTATTCGCGTATGGGCGACGCTTCGGCTCTGCTTGATAGCTTCCCTTCGGCGCAATTGCTGCCGGCAAGCTGGTGCGTACAGGTGTCAGATGTTTCCGCGCGGTTTGCAATAGCTTACGATAAGGAAAATATCTACGTTAAATATTACGTTACCGAGCCGATTGTAAAGGCTACTTATCTAAGCCCCAATGACCCTGTTTATAACGACAGTTGTGTGGAGCTTTTTATAGCTTTTGACAATGATGTTAACTATTATAATTTAGAATTCAATTGTGCCGGAACTTGTTTGGGACAGTATGGTTCGGGGCGCTATGGCCGTGAGTTTTTGCCTGCGGGTTTACTTAGCGAAATAAAACATATCACCACATTGCGGTCAGTTTCGGGTAAGGGAATTGCCTGGGAGTTGACGGTCGCCGTTTCGCTGAATGTATTTGCATTTCATCCGCTGTTAAGGTTATCCGGTACCCATGCACGTATCAACGCCTATAAATGCGGTGATAAATTAGATCAACCGCATTACCTGTGCTGGAACCAGGTAGCATCTGATTTTCCCGATTTTCATCGATACGATTCGTTTAATGGTGTAGAGTTTACACTAAGTGAAGAATTTTCTGTAGATTAA
- the nagB gene encoding glucosamine-6-phosphate deaminase yields the protein MLKLNLLEETRYEKVPVKIYSDDTGASINVARRIAELIKNKQAKGETAVLGLATGASPIKVYKELVRLHKEENLSFKNVVTFNLDEYYPIQPDAEQSYVRFMKEQLFDHVDIDTANVNIPDGTLKQEDIAAYCLAYEQKINSYGGIDLQVLGIGRTGHIGFNEPGSAPNSGTRLVTLNDLTRRDASKDFGGKENVPKKAITMGIGTIFKAKEIILLAWNGKKAPIIKKAVEGAISTEVPATFLQMSNNVEFVIDEDAAVELTRFDIPWLVKDCRWTDSLTKKAVVWLAKTLGKPILKLTEADYNNNGMAQLATDFGPVYNININVFNKLQHTITGWPGGKFNADDSQRPERALPQVKRSIVFSPHPDDDVISMGGTFIRLADQGHEVHVAYQTSGNTAVWDEDALRYVEFAMDFGQAQGQDTTYLTNLYATMKEFFKTKKPNQSDPKEIRTIKGLIRKGEAIAGARLSGLRDENIHFMDLPFYDRGKFEKVVSYEDDVQQTMELLQQVKPHQIFAASDFADPHGTHKVCFEIILEALTRLRKTEGWTADCWLWLYRGAWHEFEIHEIEMAVPLSPQEVERKRLAIFKHQSQKDLPVFPGDDAREFWVRAEDRTRETARLYNALGLAEYEAIEAFVKWKFED from the coding sequence ATGCTGAAATTAAATCTATTAGAAGAAACACGTTACGAAAAAGTACCGGTAAAAATTTACAGTGATGATACCGGGGCGAGTATTAATGTAGCCCGCCGCATAGCCGAATTGATAAAGAACAAACAAGCAAAAGGTGAAACAGCTGTGTTAGGTTTGGCCACCGGTGCATCGCCCATAAAAGTTTACAAGGAGTTAGTGCGTTTGCATAAAGAGGAGAATCTGAGCTTTAAAAATGTTGTCACCTTTAACCTCGACGAATATTATCCCATACAACCTGATGCCGAGCAAAGTTATGTAAGGTTCATGAAGGAGCAACTATTCGATCATGTCGATATCGATACAGCCAATGTAAACATTCCGGACGGGACATTAAAACAGGAAGATATCGCCGCTTATTGCCTGGCTTATGAGCAAAAGATAAACAGCTACGGCGGTATCGATCTGCAGGTTTTGGGTATCGGCCGTACCGGGCATATCGGTTTTAACGAACCTGGCTCGGCGCCAAACTCGGGTACACGGCTGGTTACCCTTAATGATCTTACCCGTCGGGATGCTTCAAAGGATTTCGGGGGTAAAGAGAATGTGCCTAAAAAAGCCATCACGATGGGCATTGGTACTATATTTAAGGCCAAGGAGATCATCCTGCTGGCTTGGAACGGCAAAAAAGCGCCGATCATCAAAAAAGCGGTTGAGGGTGCGATATCTACTGAAGTACCAGCTACGTTTCTGCAAATGTCAAACAACGTGGAGTTTGTTATTGATGAGGATGCCGCGGTTGAGCTTACCCGCTTTGATATACCCTGGTTGGTAAAGGATTGCCGCTGGACGGATTCACTAACCAAAAAGGCGGTGGTATGGCTGGCTAAAACCTTGGGTAAACCTATCTTGAAACTCACTGAAGCCGACTATAATAATAACGGTATGGCACAATTAGCTACCGATTTTGGGCCGGTGTATAACATTAATATCAATGTCTTTAACAAATTGCAACACACAATAACCGGCTGGCCGGGAGGTAAGTTTAATGCTGATGACAGTCAGCGGCCCGAGCGTGCATTGCCACAGGTAAAACGCTCAATTGTGTTCTCGCCGCATCCGGATGATGATGTGATCTCGATGGGCGGCACGTTCATTCGACTGGCTGACCAAGGGCATGAAGTGCATGTGGCTTACCAAACATCGGGCAACACAGCCGTTTGGGATGAGGATGCGCTGCGTTATGTAGAATTCGCAATGGATTTCGGGCAGGCACAAGGGCAGGACACTACTTATCTGACCAACTTGTACGCTACCATGAAGGAGTTTTTTAAAACCAAAAAGCCAAACCAATCCGACCCGAAAGAGATTCGTACCATCAAAGGTTTGATACGCAAGGGCGAGGCCATTGCCGGGGCGCGTTTGTCAGGTTTACGCGATGAAAATATCCATTTTATGGATCTGCCGTTTTATGATCGTGGTAAGTTTGAAAAGGTTGTGTCGTACGAGGATGATGTGCAGCAAACCATGGAATTATTACAGCAGGTAAAACCGCACCAGATTTTTGCCGCGAGCGATTTTGCCGACCCGCATGGCACGCATAAGGTATGTTTTGAGATAATATTGGAGGCGCTTACACGTTTGCGCAAAACGGAAGGATGGACAGCGGATTGCTGGTTATGGCTGTACCGTGGTGCTTGGCACGAGTTTGAGATACACGAAATTGAGATGGCCGTACCGCTTTCGCCGCAGGAGGTGGAACGTAAAAGGCTGGCCATATTCAAACACCAGTCGCAAAAGGATTTGCCGGTGTTCCCCGGTGATGACGCGCGAGAGTTTTGGGTTAGGGCAGAAGACCGGACACGTGAAACCGCCCGCTTATATAACGCGCTCGGCTTAGCAGAGTATGAGGCCATTGAAGCCTTCGTAAAATGGAAGTTTGAGGATTAA
- a CDS encoding ABC transporter permease encodes MLKNYFITAFRSLKRFKLFTFLNLFGLSTGMACSILIMLWVQDEKSYDKFTPNAAEIYRLTSNVSGSIAAVTPPPVVDAVKQQIPAVEKVTRVVSASATVSVAYKKFDEKNILYADANFLQFFSYPLIRGNGNVLEQPNHVVITAAAAVKYFGTEDAVDKTLKVENGYNSDYVVSGVLKNLPHNSHLQFSILLPISYYNISNGNDWGNFSAYSYIKLDKHFEATSSAIASLEKQIDLIHQKNDQSNTKSSFTLQPLTDIHLTAGLQLDVEGQGNLQNVKIFSIAAIFILVIACINFMNLSTALGSTRAKEVGLRKTIGARRIDLIIQLMGESLLVALLALMIGVLLAWFLLPLFNELASKNININLLNGRLIAQLLAIAVVVGLISGSYPAIFMSSFNPVKALKGIKAPKGELSYLRSGLVIFQFAVSVVLIISTLIVNNQLDFIRSRDIGFNKQNLLYVQVPQVGYQKANYDALKQALSFNNGVTDYTIVDHLPTNLTTGTTDVVWSGKTPDQQTVFPHIGADASFLKTFGMKLIAGRMFSANSIADDSTYLVNQTALKAMGIKPASAIGQKISTNGNQGTIIGVVQDFNFKPVQQAIEPLIIRHNSRAGFVVIRTNNANYQQVIGKLKNVFHDLYPNYPYNYGFVDQDIAKLYVTEQRTGMLFNIFSMMSVIISCLGLFGLATFAIQKRVKEIGVRRVLGASARGIVAMLSADFIKLVGSSLLVAFPVSWYIMHRWLENYAYRVTIGWWVFAIAGICAVLIALVTVSYQSVKAAYANPVKSLRND; translated from the coding sequence ATGCTTAAGAATTACTTTATCACCGCCTTTCGCAGCCTTAAAAGGTTTAAGTTGTTTACATTTCTTAACCTTTTTGGCTTGTCAACGGGCATGGCTTGCAGCATACTCATCATGCTTTGGGTGCAGGATGAAAAGAGCTATGATAAATTTACCCCGAATGCCGCTGAAATATACCGGCTTACCTCCAATGTATCAGGGTCTATAGCCGCTGTAACGCCTCCGCCGGTTGTTGATGCTGTTAAACAACAAATTCCTGCTGTTGAGAAGGTGACCCGCGTTGTGTCTGCATCCGCTACCGTTAGCGTTGCCTATAAAAAATTTGATGAAAAGAACATTCTCTATGCCGACGCTAACTTTTTGCAATTCTTTAGTTATCCGTTGATACGCGGCAATGGCAATGTACTTGAGCAGCCTAACCATGTGGTGATCACTGCCGCGGCCGCTGTTAAATACTTTGGTACTGAAGATGCCGTTGATAAAACTTTAAAGGTAGAAAACGGCTATAATAGCGATTATGTAGTGAGCGGCGTTCTTAAAAACCTGCCACATAATTCGCATTTGCAGTTCAGTATTTTGCTGCCCATCAGCTATTACAATATCTCTAATGGTAATGATTGGGGTAACTTTTCGGCTTATAGTTATATAAAACTGGATAAGCATTTTGAGGCGACATCATCGGCCATAGCTTCGCTCGAAAAGCAGATCGATTTGATCCACCAAAAGAATGATCAATCCAATACCAAAAGCAGCTTTACACTGCAACCCTTAACTGATATTCATCTTACCGCCGGTTTACAGCTTGATGTTGAGGGCCAGGGTAACCTACAAAACGTAAAAATATTCAGTATTGCTGCCATATTTATATTGGTTATTGCCTGCATCAATTTCATGAATCTTTCTACTGCGTTGGGTAGCACCCGTGCTAAGGAGGTTGGCCTGCGAAAAACCATCGGTGCGCGCCGTATCGACCTGATCATTCAGCTCATGGGCGAATCATTGCTTGTAGCCTTGTTGGCATTGATGATTGGCGTGTTGTTAGCCTGGTTCTTACTGCCTTTATTTAACGAGCTTGCATCAAAAAATATTAACATCAATTTATTGAATGGCAGGTTGATAGCACAATTGCTGGCGATAGCCGTTGTTGTTGGATTGATCTCCGGCAGCTATCCTGCTATATTCATGTCGTCATTTAACCCGGTAAAAGCGTTAAAAGGCATTAAGGCTCCTAAAGGCGAGCTTTCTTATTTGCGTAGCGGATTGGTTATCTTTCAGTTCGCTGTGTCGGTTGTGCTCATCATCAGTACCTTGATAGTGAATAACCAGCTTGATTTTATCAGGAGCAGGGATATTGGCTTTAATAAACAAAACCTGTTGTATGTACAGGTGCCGCAGGTAGGTTACCAAAAAGCGAACTATGATGCCTTAAAGCAAGCTTTAAGTTTTAACAATGGTGTTACTGATTATACTATTGTCGATCACCTGCCAACAAACCTAACCACCGGCACTACCGATGTGGTGTGGAGCGGCAAAACTCCTGACCAGCAAACCGTGTTTCCGCATATTGGTGCTGATGCCAGCTTTCTGAAAACCTTTGGCATGAAGCTCATTGCAGGGCGAATGTTCAGCGCCAACTCAATTGCTGATGATAGCACTTACCTCGTCAATCAAACTGCGTTGAAGGCAATGGGTATCAAACCGGCCTCCGCCATCGGTCAAAAAATATCAACCAATGGTAACCAAGGTACCATAATAGGCGTAGTTCAGGATTTTAATTTTAAACCGGTACAACAGGCAATTGAACCATTGATCATCAGACATAATAGCCGCGCAGGGTTTGTGGTGATCCGCACCAACAATGCCAATTATCAACAGGTGATTGGGAAATTGAAGAATGTATTTCATGATCTCTATCCAAACTATCCGTACAATTACGGTTTTGTAGATCAGGATATTGCCAAATTGTATGTTACCGAGCAGCGCACAGGTATGCTGTTTAATATATTCTCTATGATGTCGGTCATTATTTCGTGCCTGGGCTTGTTCGGTTTGGCCACGTTCGCTATACAAAAACGGGTTAAGGAGATAGGGGTAAGGCGTGTGCTGGGCGCAAGCGCACGAGGTATAGTCGCCATGTTATCTGCCGATTTTATAAAGCTTGTCGGTTCATCGTTGTTAGTAGCTTTTCCCGTGTCATGGTATATCATGCACCGATGGCTCGAAAATTACGCTTATCGGGTAACCATTGGCTGGTGGGTATTTGCTATAGCAGGTATTTGCGCTGTGCTTATAGCACTTGTAACAGTCAGCTATCAATCTGTAAAAGCGGCCTACGCTAATCCGGTTAAAAGTTTGAGGAACGATTAG